A portion of the Paenibacillus marchantiae genome contains these proteins:
- a CDS encoding ABC transporter substrate-binding protein, with translation MTRKWNVLPLMLLVVMLFVSACSGGGTAQPADDAPANSGNSTGTVETDKEGGTEEVAVDVPDLGGRVIKVAAWWDLKPAGETASDKARLDKIAEVEKKYNVKIEFVNVPFEEYMNKFTTTALAGEPFADIVQMEYKSALPAILKGQLLPISEFTTAENNINQEANLITKFPAIAGNYYAFESPTSIGLGLHYNRDLFKKLSLPDPQELYNKGEWNWDKFMELAKQATKDTDNDGKIDVYGFSGWAIDVLRHFTAANGGTIVDDEHSKEGLSDPKTIEAAEFVKRLYNVENVVKVKTGDKTNWEESNTFKDGDVALFTAAEWQLGDITFAAGVVPIPNGPQGNKDVTYANNAASAKFIPKGVEDPKMVYQIYEETFDIPQIEEYPGQDYLESRYTDEKDIAMIREHIAGTGRILLDDAYAGYPIGDYVNDIIKNNASVTATAEKYKAQAQAAVDKLGKQ, from the coding sequence GTGACTAGAAAATGGAACGTTTTGCCGCTCATGTTATTGGTCGTAATGCTTTTTGTATCCGCTTGCAGTGGTGGGGGGACGGCTCAGCCGGCTGATGATGCACCAGCGAATTCGGGCAATAGCACTGGAACCGTCGAGACAGACAAAGAAGGCGGAACAGAAGAAGTGGCCGTAGATGTACCTGATTTGGGTGGACGTGTCATCAAGGTTGCGGCCTGGTGGGATCTAAAGCCAGCGGGGGAGACCGCATCGGATAAGGCTAGACTGGATAAAATCGCTGAAGTCGAGAAGAAATACAACGTGAAAATTGAGTTTGTAAACGTGCCATTCGAAGAATACATGAACAAATTTACCACGACAGCGCTGGCTGGCGAACCGTTCGCAGACATCGTTCAGATGGAGTACAAATCCGCATTACCCGCCATCCTCAAAGGGCAACTGCTTCCGATCTCCGAATTCACCACAGCTGAGAATAACATCAACCAAGAGGCAAACCTGATCACGAAATTCCCTGCCATCGCAGGCAACTACTACGCATTTGAATCTCCAACCAGCATCGGTCTGGGACTTCACTATAACCGTGACTTATTCAAGAAGTTGTCGCTGCCTGATCCTCAGGAGCTATACAACAAAGGCGAATGGAATTGGGATAAATTCATGGAACTAGCGAAACAGGCGACCAAAGATACGGATAACGACGGAAAAATTGACGTATACGGGTTCTCTGGCTGGGCCATCGACGTACTTCGTCACTTTACTGCAGCCAATGGCGGCACGATCGTAGACGACGAACATTCAAAAGAAGGATTATCCGATCCGAAAACGATTGAAGCTGCCGAATTCGTCAAACGCCTGTATAACGTCGAGAATGTTGTGAAAGTCAAAACAGGCGACAAAACGAACTGGGAGGAAAGCAACACATTCAAGGATGGAGATGTGGCTTTGTTCACTGCTGCGGAATGGCAGTTGGGCGATATCACCTTTGCTGCTGGAGTCGTACCAATTCCGAACGGTCCTCAGGGCAACAAGGATGTAACATACGCCAACAACGCTGCCTCAGCAAAATTCATTCCCAAAGGTGTGGAAGATCCTAAAATGGTATACCAAATCTATGAAGAAACCTTCGACATTCCGCAGATTGAAGAGTACCCAGGTCAGGATTACCTGGAAAGCCGTTATACCGACGAGAAGGACATCGCCATGATTCGCGAGCATATCGCGGGAACGGGCCGCATCCTGCTGGATGACGCTTACGCGGGTTATCCAATCGGTGACTATGTAAACGACATTATCAAAAACAATGCTTCCGTTACAGCAACAGCCGAGAAGTATAAAGCGCAGGCACAAGCGGCAGTTGATAAACTTGGCAAACAGTAA